One window from the genome of Magnolia sinica isolate HGM2019 chromosome 4, MsV1, whole genome shotgun sequence encodes:
- the LOC131242132 gene encoding microtubule-associated protein RP/EB family member 1B-like isoform X2, with amino-acid sequence MSTMAANIGMMDGAYFVGRNEILAWINATLQLNLNRIEEVNFEAKTEYDMIQNYKLLQEVFNKLKIEKHIEVNKLVKGRPLDNLEFLQWLKRYCDSVNGRIMNENYNPVERRCKGVKERNPKVSSKGSKSLQVNNLLNFGSVDGAGFNTSGPNQERACAASVGANSASQIRALTERISVLEVSAGQLEKERDFYFAKLRDIEILCQSPELEQLPVADAIRKILYAAAEESVLAEA; translated from the exons ATGTCCACGATGGCAGCGAACATAGGGATGATGGACGGCGCGTATTTCGTTGGGCGTAATGAGATTCTGGCATGGATCAATGCCACCCTTCAGCTCAATCTCAACAGAATCGAAGAG GTGAATTTTGAAGCCAAGACAGAGTATGATATGATCCAAAATTACAAACTTCTGCAAGAAGTATTCAACAAGTTAAAGATAGAAAAG CATATTGAAGTCAACAAGCTTGTTAAAGGACGACCATTGGACAACCTGGAGTTCCTGCAGTGGCTAAAGCGTTATTGTGATTCTGTAAATGGCAGGattatgaatga GAATTATAACCCAGTTGAGAGAAGATGCAAGGGGGTGAAGGAGCGGAATCCCAAGGTTTCTAGTAAAGGATCAAAATCATTGCAAGTGAACAACTTACTCAATTTTGGTTCTGTGGATGGAGCTGGGTTTAATACTTCTG GTCCCAATCAAGAGAGAGCTTGTGCAGCATCAGTTGGGGCAAATTCTGCCAGTCAGATTCGGGCATTGACTGAGCGG ATTTCAGTGCTTGAGGTTTCAGCAGGCCAGTTGGAGAAAGAAAGAGACTTCTACTTTGCAAAGTTACGGGACATTGAAATCCTTTGCCAATCGCCTGAGTTGGAGCAGCTACCA GTGGCAGATGCAATTCGGAAGATTCTATACGCTGCTGCAGAAGAGTCTGTTCTTGCAGAAGCTTGA
- the LOC131242131 gene encoding uncharacterized protein LOC131242131 yields the protein MTISQARHIGLPLMNLVRLKAVPILQQLHLEERLLRTSSDNWCIINDGTSAPTIVMGISGKPSELIELEPVLRDRVPVIRRFTGGGTVIVDDGTVFVTFICNKDAIPGLQAYPRPIMSWTSKLYGEVFQGIGDFHLRENDYVFGNCKFGGNAQSITKNRWIHHTSFLWDYDVRNMAYLKPPIRAPKYRSARHHVEFLRPMKDYLPAKSTFIDKTIATIGSHFLVRPVWLEAIGTPNSTYPQSTRLLTKQELEAFVISAS from the exons ATGACCATATCTCAAGCTAGACACATTGGGCTGCCTCTGATGAATCTTGTCAGACTTAAAGCAGTACCCATTTTACAGCAACTACATTTGGAGGAAAGGCTGCTTCGGACCTCTTCAGATAATTGGTGTATCATAAATGATGGAACAAGTGCGCCCACCATAGTCATGGGGATATCTGG GAAGCCTTCTGAACTTATTGAACTTGAACCTGTGCTAAGAGATCGGGTTCCTGTTATCAGAAGGTTTACTGGAGGAGGCACTGTTATTGTTGATGATGGGACCGTTTTTGTCACTTTTATCTGCAACAAAGATGCTATTCCTGGCTTACAAGCATATCCCCGACCAATCATGTCCTGGACCAGCAAGTTGTATGGTGAAGTATTCCAAGGGATTGGTGATTTTCACCTCCGTGAGAATG ATTATGTATTTGGCAACTGCAAGTTCGGGGGGAATGCTCAATCCATAACCAAAAACCGATGGATTCACCATACATCATTTTTATGGGATTATGATGTCAGGAATATGGCATACCTGAAACCACCCATACGTGCTCCTAAGTACCGTTCG GCACGACACCATGTTGAATTTCTTCGTCCTATGAAGGACTATTTGCCAGCAAAGTCTACTTTCATCGACAAGACAATTGCTACTATTGGAAGCCATTTCTTAGTGAGACCTGTGTGGTTGGAAGCAATCGGCACTCCAAATTCAACATACCCTCAATCCACCAGGCTACTCACAAAGCAAGAATTGGAGGCTTTTGTCATCTCAGCTTCATAA
- the LOC131242132 gene encoding microtubule-associated protein RP/EB family member 1B-like isoform X1, with protein sequence MSTMAANIGMMDGAYFVGRNEILAWINATLQLNLNRIEEAASGAIQCQMMDMSHPGVVPMHKVNFEAKTEYDMIQNYKLLQEVFNKLKIEKHIEVNKLVKGRPLDNLEFLQWLKRYCDSVNGRIMNENYNPVERRCKGVKERNPKVSSKGSKSLQVNNLLNFGSVDGAGFNTSGPNQERACAASVGANSASQIRALTERISVLEVSAGQLEKERDFYFAKLRDIEILCQSPELEQLPVADAIRKILYAAAEESVLAEA encoded by the exons ATGTCCACGATGGCAGCGAACATAGGGATGATGGACGGCGCGTATTTCGTTGGGCGTAATGAGATTCTGGCATGGATCAATGCCACCCTTCAGCTCAATCTCAACAGAATCGAAGAG GCTGCATCCGGTGCCATTCAGTGTCAAATGATGGATATGAGCCATCCAGGAGTCGTTCCAATGCACAAG GTGAATTTTGAAGCCAAGACAGAGTATGATATGATCCAAAATTACAAACTTCTGCAAGAAGTATTCAACAAGTTAAAGATAGAAAAG CATATTGAAGTCAACAAGCTTGTTAAAGGACGACCATTGGACAACCTGGAGTTCCTGCAGTGGCTAAAGCGTTATTGTGATTCTGTAAATGGCAGGattatgaatga GAATTATAACCCAGTTGAGAGAAGATGCAAGGGGGTGAAGGAGCGGAATCCCAAGGTTTCTAGTAAAGGATCAAAATCATTGCAAGTGAACAACTTACTCAATTTTGGTTCTGTGGATGGAGCTGGGTTTAATACTTCTG GTCCCAATCAAGAGAGAGCTTGTGCAGCATCAGTTGGGGCAAATTCTGCCAGTCAGATTCGGGCATTGACTGAGCGG ATTTCAGTGCTTGAGGTTTCAGCAGGCCAGTTGGAGAAAGAAAGAGACTTCTACTTTGCAAAGTTACGGGACATTGAAATCCTTTGCCAATCGCCTGAGTTGGAGCAGCTACCA GTGGCAGATGCAATTCGGAAGATTCTATACGCTGCTGCAGAAGAGTCTGTTCTTGCAGAAGCTTGA
- the LOC131242134 gene encoding small ribosomal subunit protein uS4y: protein MVHVNFYRNYGKTFKKPRRPYEKERLDAELKLVGEYGLRCKRELWRVQYALSRIRNAARELLTLDEKNPRRIFEGEALLRRMNRYGLLDESQNKLDYVLALTVENFLERRLQTLVFKSGMAKSIHHARVLIRQRHIRVGRQVVNIPSFMVRVDSQKHIDFSLTSPLGGGRPGRVKRRNQKAAAKKASGGDGDEEDED from the exons ATGGTGCACGTTAACTTCTACCGCAatt ATGGTAAGACATTCAAGAAGCCGCGCCGGCCGTACGAGAAGGAGCGGCTGGACGCGGAGCTGAAGCTGGTGGGAGAGTACGGGCTGCGGTGCAAGCGCGAGCTGTGGCGGGTGCAGTACGCGCTGAGCCGCATCAGGAACGCGGCGCGGGAGCTACTGACGTTGGATGAGAAGAACCCGCGGCGGATCTTCGAGGGTGAGGCGCTGCTGCGGCGCATGAACCGTTACGGACTGCTCGACGAGAGCCAGAACAAGCTCGACTATGTTCTTGCTCTGACCGTCGAGAATTTCCTTGAGCGCAGGCTGCAGACACTCGTCTTCAAGTCCGGCATGGCCAAGTCCATCCACCACGCCCGTGTCCTCATCAGGCAGAGGCATATCAG GGTTGGTAGGCAGGTCGTCAACATTCCTTCTTTCATGGTGCGGGTAGATTCACAAAAGCACATTGATTTCTCACTTACTAGCCCTCTGGGAGGAGGACGCCCTGGAAGGGTGAAGAGAAGGAATCAGAAAGCTGCTGCTAAGAAAGCTTCTGGTGGAGATGGTGATGAGGAAGACGAGGATTGA